The region CGCAGAGAAAACAGGGGCGGGAAACCTCTTAAGTCTTCCTCTTAACACAGTTGCTTTTCTCTGTTTTCTCTGCGTGTCTGTGTCGCATCTGGCAACACGGGATGGCGTTGTTATGGGCGGATGGGGCGGTGGCAGATGGCTAACCAGGTCTTGGCGCGGTCGTCGAAGCCGGGCGTGAAGGCGTAGTTTCTTGCGTGGTGGCGGCCTTGCCCGATCAGCCTTGACAGATAGTGGCGCCAGTCTTTTCGGTAGACCTCGCTGAACGGCTCGACCTGCTCGAACCGCCCGGCGAGCAGTTGCTGAAATTGGGCGGCGGTGAAATGCACCTGGTGATAGGGCTTGTCGGCCTGGTCGGCGAGTTCCTTGGCCCCGTTGGGCACGGAGATGAACGCGACGGCCTGGTCGCAAAGTGCCGCGGCCAGGTTTGTCAGGCACAGTCGCGGGTCGCGGACGTGTTCGAGGGTTTCGAAGCAGGTCAGGACGTCGAAGGGGCGATGGCTGGCCGGCAGGGGCTCGTGCAGGTCGTGCATGTCGAATCGCACGTTGGGGGCCAGGTAATGCGTGCGCGCGTGGGTCAGGACTTCCTCGTCGAGATCCAGCCCGAGGACGAACTGGGCGGTCGCAGCCAGGTAGCCAGCCCCGAACCCGCTGCCGCAGGCGGCGTCGAGCACCCGCGTGCCCTTGGCTTGGCGGGCGGCCAACAGGTAGCGGGCGAAGTGCCTGCCATGCCGCCGCGCGGCCATCCGGAAATCGGGCGGCCTTACGGCGGTGGACAGCACATCGTGGGTTATCTGCATGGCCGCAAAGGTAGCAGGTTTTCGCCGGCGGCTGCAAGGGTATTCGCCCGCGTCTAGCCCGAACTGCATGAACCGCAGAAACCGCAGAGTACGCAGAGAAGAAATTGGCTCAAAACAAGACCAACTAACGTCGCGAGCGGCGCTAATCTGAAAAAACGGACTGTCCATGAGGCCCACTCCGTAATTTTCTGTTAGTCTTTTGATGCAAGACATCTCTGCGGTCTCAGCGATCTCCGCGGTGAAATATCCGGGCTAGGCGGCCGGACCGCCGAGGAAGTCGTAGGATACGCGGTGCTGGACGGCTTCGATCTCGGTCAGCGACTCTTTCAGAACCGCTCGCTCGATGTGTCCCAGGGCGTCGGGGTCGATGAGGTTGTTGACGGGCAGGCCGGCCGCTATGGCGTCGCACTGGTGGCGCAATCGCAGGCGCATCATCGACTCATACGCCGCCCGCATTTCGAGGAACGTCGTCTGGGGAATCACCGCGGCGTCGACCAGGGCGGCCAGGCGGTCCAGCGTCCCGGTGGCGGCTGTGCCGTGTCGCAAAGCGTAGAGGCGGGCGAAGCTGACAACGGGCATCATGGCGGCCTTGAGGTCGACCAGGCCCGGGGCGTCGCTGTCGGCCTTGCCGGTGACGATGCGTCCGAAGAGCCCCAGGGGCGGGCGGAACAGCAGGGCGTGCTGTGCGAAGTGGGGGAAGAAGTCCGGCGCGGCGGCGACGGACTGCTGAACGTGCCGCAACAGCGCCTCGACCAGGGAGGCGTCGCCGGCGACGGCGCGGAAGTCGAAGAAGATGTTGAAGTCCAGCAGCTCGCGGGGCTCGGCGCGGACGATCCAGCGGGTGAAATAGCTCTTCCAGGTCTCCAGAGGCTGGCGCCACTTGGGGTTGTCGGCCATCACCTCGCCGCGGCAGCGCTCGTACCCGGCGTGGGCGAGACCGTCGCAGACCCGCCGGCCCAACTGCTCGAAGTAGTCGGCGGCCCCGGTGCCGCCGGCGGGGTCGTCGGCGTAGACGATGCCGTTGTCCTGGTCGGTGCAGAGGGTTTGTTCCTGGCGGCCCTGGCTGCCCAGGGCGATGAAGGCAAAGGCGGCGGGGGCGGGTCCCAGGTCTGCCTGGGCCAGTTCGATCAGGCGTCGGGTGGCGGCGTCGCAGACGGCGGCGACCTGTCGGGCGATGTGTCGCGGGTGCATCCCAGCTTCGAGCATCGCCGCGACCCTGGCGCCGCCATGGCGGCAGGCGCTGGCGATGGCGGGTTCGTCGCCGGCGGCGGATATCTGGCCGACGAGGTCGCCGGTCTTGTCCGGTGTCGGCTGAACCGGGCGGGAGGATTTGGAAAGCGGTCTGGCCAGCAAGACCATGCCGCTCTCGTCGCCGGCGACGAGGGGTTTGATGGACACCAGGCAGGTCAGGGGCGACTTGTCGCGTCGGCGCAGGGCGGTCTGGACGGGACCGACGGCGGCGGCGCCTTGCTGGACCTGGGCGACGGCCTGCCAGGCGTCGGGGTTGGCGGCGGTATCGCCCAGCAGGTCGACCAGGTCGAGCAGTTCCAGTTCGTGCGGGGCATATCCAAGCATCTCCAGCAGCGTGGGGTTGGCGTAGCGGCATCGCCCGCCCAGCACCAGCAGCGTTCCCTCGGTGGCGGCCTCGACGAGCCAGCGGTATCGTTCGGAGGTTTCGTGCAGGTGCTGTCGCGACTCGGCGCGTTGGCGTTCGATCCGCAGGCCGTGTCGCATGACGTAGAACAGGAGCATGGCGGTGATCACGGAAATGGCGACGGACCCGTAGACGAGCCCTTGCTCCATCCGGGCGATCTCCTCGTGTACATCCTGCGTGTAGACGCCGGTGCCGATGATCCACCCCCAGGGGGCGAACCCGCGGATGTACGATTCCTTGGCGGCCAGGTGGTGGGGGTCGTCGTTCCATTGCCAGACGTAATCGACGTATCCATGCTCCTTGCGACGCACCAGGTCGGCGAACTCGACGAAGATCTTCGCCCCGCGGGCGTCGGTGAAGTCGCTGACGTCGCGGCCGTTGAGGTCGCGGCGGTAGGGGTGCATGACGATTCGCGGGTGCATGTCCTGCAGCCAGAAGTAGCCCTTTGCCTGGCTACCATAGCGCATGGCTTCGATGCGGGCGATGGCCATGGCCTGTGCGTCCCGGCGCGTGAGATGGCCGGCGGTTTCCTGGCGATGGGCGTCGTCGAGCATGCTCCAGGCGGAGTTGGTCAGCTCGAGAATCATCTCCCGCTTGCGGTCGAGCAGGGCGCGTTCCAGTGTCGGAAGGGCGATGGCGAAGATGCCTGTCACAAACAGCGTGATCGCCAGCAGCGTCGGAAGAATGATGTGCAGGGCGAACCGCCGCAGGTGCCGCCGCGGAAGGATGACCGGTGGGGGGCTGGCCGGCGACGGTGCGGCTACGGCCGCTCCCGAGGCCACCGCCTCGCGAAACGCCCGCCAGGCGGAGGTGGGCATATCCACGCCGAAGGCGCCCGCGGCGGCTGCGGGATTGGCCAGGTGCTGGTCGGCCCCGCCGCAGATCAGCAGACCCAGGCGAGCGGCCATCTCGACAAGGGCGTGGCGGTCGGCCGGCGAGAACGAGGCATAGATCGCTTCGACGCCGTCGAGCCCGTGCGACTTGAGGTCGCCCAGCAACTCGCCCAGGCGGGGCAGGTCGTTCTCCAGCAGCAGCGGGTGGGCGAGGAACGCCTTGCCGCCGCCGCGGTGGATCATCGCGATGGCCTGGGCGATGTCCAGCCGCCCCTGGGGCGCGGCGCTGGGCCCGGCTGCGTCATTGGGCGCCAGGCGCTGGCGGCGCAGCGACTCGGAAATGCTGTCGACCCGGTCGCTGTGGCGGGGGGCGTTGCGAGACTGCTGCAGCGACTCGATGGTCGACAGCAGCTCGGCGTTGGCGGCGTCGAATCCGTACGCAAGCAGGTGCGCCTCGCGGCCGCGGCACTGGACCGTCAGCTCCAGCCCGCTGATGCATCCGATGCCCCGTCGCGAGGCGGCGGCGCGGAACTGCGAGGACCCGGCCACGGTGTCATGATCGGTCAGGGCGGCGAAGGCGACGCCGGCGGCCGCCAGGCGCGCCGCCAACTCCTCCGGCGCGAGCTGCCCGTCGCTGAACGAGCTGTGGCAGTGAAGATCGACGCGCTTGGTGGGCATAGGAGGCATTATACAGTGCCGCGGGCGGCATGGCAGACGGAAAGGGTGGCATGGCTGACAACAAGGGTGGCATGGCAGACGGAAAGGGTGGCATGGCGACACGCGAAGCGGGTCGCCATGTTGGCGAGCAGATACGCCGTCCCCATGGCGACCCCGCAAAAAACGCGGTGTCGCCATGCCACCCAGTTAAGCGGATGGGCCGTCCCATGGCGACCCCGCGAAAAACGCGGTGTCGCCATGCCACCCGATCGAGTCCGCTATTCCACCGGTGCGGGTACCGGCGACGCCCCTGCCGGAGGCGTGAGCGTCTGGGCTACCGGTCTGGCCGTCATCAGCGAGACCGCCACCAGGGTCACAAAGCTCAGCGGGATCGAGAAGATGCCCGGATTGCTGAACGGGATCGGCGCCGACGTCGGGTCCAGACCGTACTGCTTGAACATGTCCGGCGACAACGCAATCAGCACCAGCGATGAAATAATGCCCATGAAGATGCTGGCCGTGACGCCCTTGGCCGTCGTCCGCTTCCAGAACAGCAGCATCAGGATCGCCGGCAGGTTCGCACTGGCGGCTACCGCGAACGCCAGACCCACCAGGAACGTTACGTTCATGCCCTTAAACAGGATGCCCAGCATGATGGCGATGGCGCCGATGATGAAGGCCGAGATCTTCCCGGCCTTGATCTTTACCCGGTCGTCCATCTTCAGGCTCATGAAGCGGTCCATCAAGTCGTGGGCGACGGCGCCGGAGGCGGCTACGATCAGACCGCTGACGGTCCCGAGCACCGTGGCGAAGGCGATGGCGGAAATCACGGCGAACAGGAAGCTGCCGAACGACTTGGCCAGCAGTGGGGCGGCCATGTTGCTGTCGGCGGGGTTGAGCACGCCATTGAGCGTGGCGCCCAGGCCCATGAAGAGCGTCAGGATGTAGAAGAACCCGATCGCCGCGATGGCGACGATGGTGCTCTTGCGGGCGCTGGCGGGGTTGGGCACTGTGTAGTAGCGGATCAGGATGTGCGGCAGGGCGGCTGTGCCCAGGAACAGCGCCAGCATCAGCGAGACGAAGTCGAGCTTCTCAAGCCCGGTGCCCTGGACCTTGAACTTCTGCCCCGGTCGCATCAGGTCGCTGCCGGCGGTGACGGTCGAATAATAAACCGTCACCGTCGAGCCGTCGTGGTCGGTCAGGGTGGCGTCCTTCCAGCGGCGCACGAGGGTGTCCTTGTCGCTCATGGTCGCCAGGAACTCGAACGGGCCGACGCTTTCGCCCTTGACCGACTTGCCCGCGGCGATCTGCTCGACATTGCCCACCGGGCGCAGCTCGCCGTCCTTGACGCCGTTGACGAAGCGCCCCTGCCCGCTCGTCACGACCGACTGGGTCTCTTCCAGCACGACGGCCGGAGCGGCGGCGGGCTTGACCAGCCACCACGAATCGACGCCGCCCTTGGTCAGCCGCGCGAACCGCGACTTGGCGGCCTTGACCTCCTGCACCTCGGCCACCTGGTAGGCGGCGTCGGCGACGACGAGTTTGCCGGCGACCTCGGCGGCCTGGAGCTTGGTCAGCGGGTGGAAGGTTTCGCGCCCGCCCTGGTCGGGCGTGGTCGTCATTCCGCGATAGCAGATGGCGATCACCAGCACCAGCGAGAAGACGATCAGCAGCCCGCCCTTGATGAACTGCACATAGGTTGTCGAGGCCATGCCTGCCGTGGCGACGATCGTGATGACGATCGCGCCGACCATGATCACGCCCCAGTAGTGGGGCAGGCCCAGCAGCGGTTCGACCAGCACGCCGGCGCCGACCATCTGCGGGATCAGGTAGCACACCGACACGATCAGGGTGCTGATCGCTGCGGCCAACTTGATGCCTCGCGAATTGAACTTCGAGTCGATCGCGTCGGTGAAGGTGTACTTGCCCAGGCGCTTCATGGGCTCGGCCACGATGAACAGCGCCACGATCCACCCGGCGAGGTACCCGATCGAATACAGGAACCCGTCGTATCCCTGCGTGGCGATCATGCCGCAGATGCCCAGAAACGAGGCCGCCGAGAGGTAATCGCCGGCGAAGGCCACGCCGTTGACGCCCCAGTGGATCTGCCCGCCGGCGGCGTAATATCCCTGGGCCGACTTGGTGCGCTTGCCCAGATAGAACGACAGGCCCAGCACGAACAGGACGAAGACGACGAAGATCGTGATAGCCATTACGCGTTTCCTTCCTGCTTGGCCAGAGTGTGCTCGCGCCTGCGGCAGAGGAGGTCGTAGATCACCGCCTGGACCAGCGCCCCGACGATCAAGCCGAACCCGTAGACCGTCGCCAGGTTCATCCCCGCCAGCACGTCCGCGGCCATCCACTGCGGCTTGTACAGATTGATCACCACGAATCCGGCGTACAGCAGGCAGTAGAAGAGGAACATCCAGATTCCCAGCCGCGCCTTGAATGGCGCAGCGGCGTCTCTGCCGACTGGGGCCGCAGGTTCATGAAGCATGTGCAGGTTCCAATCTTGCCGACGCGCCTCGGGACGTGCCGGCAATTACAGGGGTGCGACGGCGGAAAACATCATGGTGCAGCCGCGGGCGCTGGGCCTCCAACGCTCCGGCGCGATTATCCGTTTCTGCCGCCCGATTGCAAACGAAAACATCTGCCCGGGGTCAATTGTAAAAATAATGATTCTGACAATTGGAATTTCCATTCCTCTGCCGATGTGGATAAAATACCGATG is a window of Planctomycetaceae bacterium DNA encoding:
- a CDS encoding class I SAM-dependent methyltransferase, translated to MQITHDVLSTAVRPPDFRMAARRHGRHFARYLLAARQAKGTRVLDAACGSGFGAGYLAATAQFVLGLDLDEEVLTHARTHYLAPNVRFDMHDLHEPLPASHRPFDVLTCFETLEHVRDPRLCLTNLAAALCDQAVAFISVPNGAKELADQADKPYHQVHFTAAQFQQLLAGRFEQVEPFSEVYRKDWRHYLSRLIGQGRHHARNYAFTPGFDDRAKTWLAICHRPIRP
- a CDS encoding DUF294 nucleotidyltransferase-like domain-containing protein yields the protein MPTKRVDLHCHSSFSDGQLAPEELAARLAAAGVAFAALTDHDTVAGSSQFRAAASRRGIGCISGLELTVQCRGREAHLLAYGFDAANAELLSTIESLQQSRNAPRHSDRVDSISESLRRQRLAPNDAAGPSAAPQGRLDIAQAIAMIHRGGGKAFLAHPLLLENDLPRLGELLGDLKSHGLDGVEAIYASFSPADRHALVEMAARLGLLICGGADQHLANPAAAAGAFGVDMPTSAWRAFREAVASGAAVAAPSPASPPPVILPRRHLRRFALHIILPTLLAITLFVTGIFAIALPTLERALLDRKREMILELTNSAWSMLDDAHRQETAGHLTRRDAQAMAIARIEAMRYGSQAKGYFWLQDMHPRIVMHPYRRDLNGRDVSDFTDARGAKIFVEFADLVRRKEHGYVDYVWQWNDDPHHLAAKESYIRGFAPWGWIIGTGVYTQDVHEEIARMEQGLVYGSVAISVITAMLLFYVMRHGLRIERQRAESRQHLHETSERYRWLVEAATEGTLLVLGGRCRYANPTLLEMLGYAPHELELLDLVDLLGDTAANPDAWQAVAQVQQGAAAVGPVQTALRRRDKSPLTCLVSIKPLVAGDESGMVLLARPLSKSSRPVQPTPDKTGDLVGQISAAGDEPAIASACRHGGARVAAMLEAGMHPRHIARQVAAVCDAATRRLIELAQADLGPAPAAFAFIALGSQGRQEQTLCTDQDNGIVYADDPAGGTGAADYFEQLGRRVCDGLAHAGYERCRGEVMADNPKWRQPLETWKSYFTRWIVRAEPRELLDFNIFFDFRAVAGDASLVEALLRHVQQSVAAAPDFFPHFAQHALLFRPPLGLFGRIVTGKADSDAPGLVDLKAAMMPVVSFARLYALRHGTAATGTLDRLAALVDAAVIPQTTFLEMRAAYESMMRLRLRHQCDAIAAGLPVNNLIDPDALGHIERAVLKESLTEIEAVQHRVSYDFLGGPAA
- a CDS encoding cation acetate symporter, whose amino-acid sequence is MAITIFVVFVLFVLGLSFYLGKRTKSAQGYYAAGGQIHWGVNGVAFAGDYLSAASFLGICGMIATQGYDGFLYSIGYLAGWIVALFIVAEPMKRLGKYTFTDAIDSKFNSRGIKLAAAISTLIVSVCYLIPQMVGAGVLVEPLLGLPHYWGVIMVGAIVITIVATAGMASTTYVQFIKGGLLIVFSLVLVIAICYRGMTTTPDQGGRETFHPLTKLQAAEVAGKLVVADAAYQVAEVQEVKAAKSRFARLTKGGVDSWWLVKPAAAPAVVLEETQSVVTSGQGRFVNGVKDGELRPVGNVEQIAAGKSVKGESVGPFEFLATMSDKDTLVRRWKDATLTDHDGSTVTVYYSTVTAGSDLMRPGQKFKVQGTGLEKLDFVSLMLALFLGTAALPHILIRYYTVPNPASARKSTIVAIAAIGFFYILTLFMGLGATLNGVLNPADSNMAAPLLAKSFGSFLFAVISAIAFATVLGTVSGLIVAASGAVAHDLMDRFMSLKMDDRVKIKAGKISAFIIGAIAIMLGILFKGMNVTFLVGLAFAVAASANLPAILMLLFWKRTTAKGVTASIFMGIISSLVLIALSPDMFKQYGLDPTSAPIPFSNPGIFSIPLSFVTLVAVSLMTARPVAQTLTPPAGASPVPAPVE
- a CDS encoding DUF485 domain-containing protein, which gives rise to MLHEPAAPVGRDAAAPFKARLGIWMFLFYCLLYAGFVVINLYKPQWMAADVLAGMNLATVYGFGLIVGALVQAVIYDLLCRRREHTLAKQEGNA